One Paralichthys olivaceus isolate ysfri-2021 chromosome 21, ASM2471397v2, whole genome shotgun sequence genomic window carries:
- the tecpr1a gene encoding tectonin beta-propeller repeat-containing protein 1, whose translation MPISLLWAVDVYGRVYSLSTSGQQWEHCHDAQLEFKRVTAAQQCCWGIACDNNIYLNVHASDLPVRYQEQTYENQRWNPVDGFSERLLPSDRWQWSDVTGLQHQPLDSFRLTSSSWEWEGDWYVDENFEGEPMDKGGWTYAIDFPAAYTKDKKWNSCVRRRRWLRYRRYKAMDTWAKIPSQQTNLPDPFSDISCGGWEINEEPRGRLSLWAVSLQGKVWFREGIYHQNPEGSLWEEVPLPGEVVQISCGPGDLVWAVLWEGQLIVREGIGRDCPKGSSWVVVDSPSPDVGATHVAVGVNVVWVLTKDNKVWFRRGVNSHNPCGSGWISMVGEMIMINVGLNDQVWGISCEDRAVHFRQGVTSSELSGKTWKVISVPRDGDRSHSSASANSLQSAGCYFCGEVRAQSVASDVESDTEKGSTDGATGFVTSDPPESIDASSDHTSDQPSDTPKPCIPKVTSDSFISELVSDREPARTLRDVASAAPAVLEEENISGEGELKALCAGAAVIPSQSRGPLDPQWSNVDLEETQVQQAQTGAVLESSDTCSLSSVATYTLAIEDPYGVDEHPLWAWISGGGCSVDSHSQLNWFNCPMNSSALVQSIQSMSLSVTPAQTATWKRQIFEQLSERTKREMDNFRHYEQAIEQSVWVKKGTMQWWRDWKPHKWIDIHFALEQFSGPEGNKDGIIFIYYNFYEEKKYLHAFINEITILVPVLNDSKHTFAIYTPERTKQRWPIRLAASTELEMRDWLALLSVSSCDSRRIQGPPSKHAIWSITCKGDIFVSEPSPALEAIPYPTPCDQMFWRQVGGHLRMVECNTIGIVWGIGYDHTAWVHSGGYGGGFFQGLASSTDNIYTQTDVKSVYIYENQRWNPVTGYTNRGLPTDRYMWSDASGLHECTKTNTKPPSPQWTWVSDWAIDYSVSGGADREGWQYAADFPASYHGYKTMKDFVRRRRWSRKCKLTTTGPWQEIPPIPLSDVTILPCATQSSVDVVPLWAISNKGDVLCRLGVTALTPAGSSWLHVGTDQPFKSITIGAVSQVWAIAKDGSAFYRGSVSTQSPAGDCWFHIPSPAKQKLKQVSVGRTSVHAVDENGNLWYRQGVTPSYPQGSSWEHISNNVRKVSVGPLDQVWIIADKVQGSHSLSCGTVCHRLGVQPMDPKGQSWDYGIGGGWDHITVRGNTLEQPRICLPSLTGVPSPAPQSPLLVSSVEVNGNAVGCEMQT comes from the exons ATGCCCATCTCTCTTCTGTGGGCAGTGGATGTGTACGGGCGGGTCTACAGCCTGTCCACGTCAGGCCAGCAGTGGGAGCATTGCCACGATGCCCAGTTGGAGTTCAAGCGGGTGACAGCAGCTCAACAGTGCTGCTGGGGCATCGCCTGCGACAACAACATTTACCTGAACGTCCACGCTTCTGACCTGCCTGTCCGCTACCAGGAGCAGACATACGAGAATCAA CGATGGAATCCTGTCGATGGCTTCTCGGAACGTTTGCTGCCAAGCGATCGCTGGCAGTGGAGCGATGTCACGGGTCTGCAACACCAACCCCTGGACAGTTTCAGACTTACCTCTAGCAGCTGGGAGTGGGAGGGCGACTGGTACGTGGATGAAAACTTTGAGGGAGAGCCCATGGACAAAGGG GGTTGGACCTACGCCATCGACTTCCCCGCTGCCTACACCAAAGACAAGAAGTGGAACTCCTGTGTCCGTCGCAGGCGATGGCTCCGCTACAGACGATACAAAGCCATGGACACATGGGCTAAG ATCCCCTCGCAGCAGACAAATCTACCAGATCCCTTCAGCGACATCAGCTGCGGAGGCTGGGAGATCAATGAGGAGCCCAGGGGCCGCCTGTCACTGTGGGCCGTGTCCCTTCAGGGCAAG GTGTGGTTCAGAGAGGGAATCTATCATCAAAATCCTGAGGGCTCTTTGTGGGAGGAGGTGCCTCTCCCTGGGGAGGTAGTCCAGATCAGCTGTGGCCCAGGGGACCTGGTGTGGGCGGTGCTGTGGGAGGGGCAGCTCATTGTCAGGGAAGGCATTGGCCGAGATTGTCCCAAAG GTTCCTCCTGGGTGGTGGTGGACTCTCCCAGTCCTGATGTAGGAGCCACACATGTAGCTGTGGGAGTCAATGTCGTTTGGGTTTTGACCAAAGACAACAAA GTGTGGTTCAGACGTGGCGTGAACTCTCACAACCCATGTGGCTCAGGCTGGATCAGCATGGTTGGAGAAATGATCATGATCAACGTAGGACTCAATGACCAG GTGTGGGGTATCAGTTGTGAGGACCGGGCAGTGCACTTCAGACAGGGTGTGACCTCCAGTGAACTGAGTGGGAAAACCTGGAAGGTTATCAGTGTTCCCCGAGATGGAGATCGATCCCACTCCAGTGCCAGTGCGAACAGCTTGCAGAG TGCTGGATGTTACTTCTGTGGTGAGGTGCGTGCTCAGTCTGTAGCGAGTGATGTGGaatcagacacagagaaaggatCTACAGATGGAGCGACTGGATTTGTCACATCTGACCCCCCCGAGTCAATTGATGCCTCTTCAGACCACACCTCTGACCAGCCCTCTGACACCCCCAAACCCTGCATCCCCAAAGTCACCAGTGACAGCTTCATCTCTGAACTCGTCTCTGATCGAGAGCCCGCAAGGACCTTAAGAGATGTTGCATCTGCcgctcctgcagttctggaagAGGAGAACATCTCTGGAGAAGGAGAGCTCAAAGCTCTCTGTGCTGGAGCAGCTGTTATCCCGAGTCAGTCTAGAGGTCCTCTCGACCCCCAGTGGAGTAACGTGGACCTGGAGGAGACGCAGGTCCAGCAGGCCCAGACTGGAGCAGTGCTGGAATCCTCGGACACTTGCAGCTTGTCCTCTGTGGCTACATACACCCTTGCCATTGAGGACCCCTATGGAGTAGATGAGCACCCCCTGTGGGCGTGGATCAGTGGAGGAGGCTGCTCTGTGGACAGTCACTCCCAACTCAACTGGTTTAACTGCCCTATGAATTCTTCAG CTTTGGTTCAGTCAATCCAGTCCATGAGTCTGTCTGTAACTCCAGCTCAGACGGCTACCTGGAAGAGACAAATCTTTGAGCAACTAAGTGAGAGGACcaagagagagatggacaatTTCAGACATTATGAACAAGCCATAGAACAG TCTGTGTGGGTGAAGAAGGGAACCATGCAGTGGTGGAGAGACTGGAAGCCACACAAGTGGATAGATATCCATTTTGCCTTAGAGCAGTTCTCAGGACCAGAGGGAAACAAGGACGGAATCATCTTCATCTATTACAACTTCTATGAGGAGAAgaag TACCTGCATGCCTTCATTAACGAGATCACCATCCTGGTTCCTGTGCTAAATGACTCCAAACACACTTTTGCCATCTACACTCCTGAGCGGACCAAACAGAGGTGGCCGATCAGATTGGCAGCATCCACAGAGCTGGAAATGCGCGACTGG CTGGCATTGCTGAGTGTGTCATCCTGCGACTCGAGGAGAATCCAGGGTCCTCCCTCCAAACACGCCATCTGGTCCATCACCTGTAAAGGAGACATCTTTGTCAGTGAGCCCTCTCCTGCTCTGGAGGCCATCCCTTACCCCACACCCTGCGACCAGAT GTTCTGGCGGCAGGTCGGAGGTCACCTGCGCATGGTGGAGTGTAACACTATTGGGATAGTGTGGGGGATTGGCTATGACCACACTGCTTGGGTTCACAGCGGTGGCTACGGAGGGGGCTTCTTCCAGGGACTGGCCAGCAGCACAGataacatttacacacagactGATGTCAAGAGTGTCTACATCTACGAGAACCAGAGGTGGAACCCAGTCACGGGCTACACCAACAG AGGTTTACCTACAGACCGCTACATGTGGAGTGATGCATCAGGACTACATGagtgcacaaaaacaaacactaagcCTCCCTCTCCGCAGTGGACATGG GTTTCTGACTGGGCCATCGACTACAGTGTCTCTGGAGGGGCAGACAGAGAAGGCTGGCAATATGCAGCTGATTTTCCAGC gtcatATCATGGCTACAAAACCATGAAGGACTTTGTCCGTCGCAGGCGATGGAGCAG GAAGTGTAAATTGACCACTACAGGACCCTGGCAAGAAATCCCACCCATCCCACTGAGTGACGTGACCATTCTGCCGTGTGCCACTCAGAGCAGCGTGGACGTGGTGCCTCTCTGGGCCATCAGCAACAAGGGAGACGTGCTTTGCCGGCTGGGAGTCACTGCACTGACGCCTGCT GGATCCTCATGGCTCCACGTGGGAACCGACCAGCCTTTCAAGTCCATTACCATTGGTGCTGTCAGCCAAGTTTGGGCCATTGCAAAGGACGGTTCTGCTTTCTATAGAGGATCAGTGTCTACTCAGAGTCCTGCAG GAGACTGTTGGTTCCACATCCCCTCCCCAGCCAAACAGAAGCTGAAGCAGGTCTCTGTTGGAAGGACATCAGTCCACGCTGTGGATGAAAATG GTAACTTGTGGTACAGGCAGGGTGTGACTCCCAGCTACCCTCAGGGCTCCTCCTGGGAGCACATCTCTAATAATGTACGCAAAGTCTCTGTAGGGCCCCTGGACCAG GTGTGGATCATAGCAGACAAGGTGCAGGGCAGCCACAGTCTGAGCTGTGGGACAGTGTGCCATCGACTCGGGGTACAACCCATGGACCCTAAAGGACAGTCGTGGGACTACGGCATTGGG GGTGGATGGGATCACATCACAGTGAGAGGGAACACCCTGGAGCAGCCACGTATCTGTCTTCCCTCTCTAACAGGCGTGCCCTCCCCTGCCCCTCAGAGCCCTCTCCTGGTCAGCAGCGTGGAGGTCAACGGCAATGCTGTTGGATGTGAAATGCAGACATAA
- the LOC109626837 gene encoding serine/threonine-protein kinase LMTK1-like isoform X2 has protein sequence MTLADEKQQPITCIPDQRGRAALNLWRNSEHRSSPWSSSFPLSPQHCFLLEEPLQQSAFTSSVSQCPKEASWKKLILNIWDIFTLIPRNVNLTTQQRVLTMDHPNRFIIFCNKDIPLQLVTDICHTQDCKTFIGTTESSDKNDVSSSLKNANLPSDLNNNSEEDPGEVFHGENLNISTRKSLLKSYQNYNHPGESSERDRKLRKSVSFDDDVMVYLFDQEGPTMELHPEPCTSLPNAATFNLQDVTLDDSGLEWEDDFLALERSSHLQCVSRSLHSTLSLPTPSWTAASRPQLYLPSQTGLFLTHVAESDLELRPALV, from the exons ATGACGCTGGCTGATGAGAAGCAGCAGCCAATCACGTGTATCCCTGACCAACGAGGAAGAGCAGCCCTTAACTTGTGGAGGAACAGTGAACACAGATCAAGTCCATGGTCatcttccttccctctctctcctcagcacTGTTTTCTTCTAGAGGAGCCTCTCCAGCAATCAGCATTTACTTCTTCTGTCTCACAGTGTCCAAaggaagcttcatggaaaaaacTCATCTTAAATATTTGGGACATTTTCACTTTGATCCCAAGGAATGTAAATTTAACAACCCAGCAGCGTGTTCTTACAATGGATCACCCAAACAGGTTTATCATTTTCTGTAACAAGGACATACCCCTGCAGCTTGTTACTGACATTTGCCACACTCAAGATTGCAAGACATTCATAGGGACTACTGAATCTAGTGATAAAAACGATGTGTCAAGTAGTTTAAAAAATGCCAATTTGCCCTCTGATCTCAATAATAACTCTGAGGAGGATCCCGGTGAAGTGTTTCATGGGGAAAATCTTAATATAAGCACCCGTAAAAGTCTTTTGAAATCCTATCAAAACTACAATCATCCAGGAGAGTCATCTGAAAGGGACAGGAAACTAAGGAAGAGTGTGTCCTTCGATGATGACGTCATGGTCTACTTATTTGATCAG GAAGGTCCCACCATGGAGCTGCACCCTGAGCCCTGCACATCTCTGCCAAACGCTGCTACCTTCAACCTGCAAGATGTCACATTAGACGACAGCG GCTTGGAGTGGGAAGACGACTTCTTAGCTCTGGAGAGGAGCTCGCACCTCCAGTGTGTCAGTCGTTCTCTACACTCCACCCTTTCCCTGCCAACACCGAGCTGGACTGCTGCGTCCAGGCCGCAGCTTTACCTCCCGTCTCAAACCGGCCTCTTCCTCACCCATGTCGCTGAGTCAGACCTCGAGCT acgGCCAGCCTTGGTCTAA
- the baiap2l1a gene encoding brain-specific angiogenesis inhibitor 1-associated protein 2-like protein 1a, with product MSRAPDGVSKLTESTYKNVMEQFNPGLRSLVTLGKNYEKSVTAMTLSGKVYFEAVSKIGENAMVSPVSRELGVVLMEIAETQRKLHNELDENFKRFHNEIIVELEKKTEMDVKYMNATFKRYQSEHKLKQDTLERSQTDLKKLRRKSQGKHSSKYTIRENEFMETISSRQTDMQKFIAEGCREALLEEKRRFCFLADKHCMFSYQISNFYEKAKDILSTKLPTWQEKCSDITKVPDTVATMIEGLSPTPVQSPLVEHNNRNNVESMVPPPAPPLKAQISPLANMFNPEPRSLLTSPSDHNSDQGSLGGDSMHRSVSMSSGLNVGRKQRVRTIFPHTSGNNDTLLSFDEGDMITVLLHEEKDGWLYGELEKTTQRGWFPSSYCRPCTEPVLSNSNLSTPVHSLSVASLPEEDLVLIPPPDYSDDPPSPVVPSTPSPQNTVSLVNGTAKAPFLGGGNPFATVQLRPTVTNDRSAPHI from the exons AATGTAATGGAGCAGTTCAACCCAGGCCTGAGGAGCCTGGTCACCCTCGGGAAGAACTATGAGAAATCCGTCACAG CGATGACTCTTTCCGGAAAGGTCTACTTTGAAGCAGTGTCAAAGATCGGGGAGAATGCCATGGTGTCGCCAGTCTCCAGAGAACTTG GTGTTGTTCTCATGGAGATTGCAGAGACCCAAAGGAAGCTTCATAATGAACTTGACGAGAAT ttcAAGAGGTTTCACAATGAGATAATCGTCGAGctggagaagaaaacagagatgGATGTGAAATACATGAAT GCCACCTTCAAGCGTTACCAGTCAGAGCACAAGCTGAAGCAGGACACTCTGGAGCGCTCTCAGACAGACCTGAAGAAGCTGAGGAGGAAAAGCCAGGGAAAGCACTCTTCCAAATACACGATCAGAGAGAACGAG TTTATGGAGACCATCTCGTCACGCCAGACGGACATGCAGAAGTTCATCGCTGAAGGCTGCAGAGAGGCCTTGCTGGAAGAAAAGAGACGCTTCTGTTTCCTGGCAGACAAACACTGCATGTTCTCCTATCAGATCAGCAACTTCTACGAGAAA GCCAAAGATATACTGTCCACGAAGCTCCCCacctggcaggaaaagtgcagcGACATCACCAAGGTGCCGGACACGGTGGCGACCATGATTGAGGGGCTCTCCCCGACTCCAGTACAATCGCCGCTGGTTGAACACAACAACAGG AACAATGTGGAGTCAATggttcctcctccagcaccaccGCTAAAGGCTCAAATAAGTCCGCTCGCCAATATGTTCAACCCAGAGCCCAGATCTTTGCTCACCTCCCCCTCAGACCACAACTCAG ACCAGGGCAGTCTTGGGGGGGACAGTATGCACCGGTCGGTGTCCATGTCGTCTGGTCTCAACGTGGGCAGGAAACAGCGGGTCAGGACCATCTTCCCTCACACGTCGGGCAACAACGACACACTCCTCAGCTTCGACGAGGGTGACATGATCACCGTGCTCCTTCACGAGGAGAAGGACGGCTGGCTGTATGGAGAGCTGGAGAAGACAACGCA gCGGGGCTGGTTTCCCTCATCTTACTGCAGACCCTGCACTGAGCCAGTGTTATCAAATAG CAATCTGAGTACGCCAGTGCATAGTCTGAGTGTGGCCAGTCTGCCAGAGGAAGATCTGGTGTTGATTCCACCACCAGACTACAGTGACGACCCCCCCAGCCCAGTGGTCCCCTCAACGCCCTCACCACAGAACACG GTGTCTTTAGTCAATGGGACTGCGAAGGCTCCTTTTCTAGG GGGAGGGAATCCATTCGCCACGGTCCAGCTGAGGCCAACGGTAACAAACGACAGATCGGCACCACACATCTAA
- the bhlha15 gene encoding class A basic helix-loop-helix protein 15: MKSKGKAVKRSSRTWSDPEPELEPDTEPEPGSSEQEGSEASVRINGSWRGSLRSGGRNRQGGAGKGRRRRQHSSSTKERSLRRLESNERERQRMHKLNNAFQALQEAIPHVKTDKKLSKIETLTLAKNYIKALTTIVVDMSGACLPTGGVPSEASTAKLLQCYQQHLEEDGEDDLTQYLTHMHSFSQRS, encoded by the coding sequence ATGAAGTCCAAAGGGAAGGCTGTGAAAAGATCCAGCAGGACCTGGTCTGACCCGGAGCCAGAACTAGAGCCGGACACAGAACCAGAACCCGGCTCCAGCGAGCAGGAGGGCTCAGAGGCATCGGTGCGGATCAACGGCTCCTGGAGGGGGTCGCTGAGGAGTGGGGGCAGGAACCGCCAGGGAGGAGCTGGCAAAGGGCGGCGGAGGAGGCAGCACTCCTCCAGCACCAAAGAACGCAGCCTCCGCCGCCTGGAGAGCAACGAGCGGGAGCGCCAGCGCATGCACAAACTCAACAACGCCTTCCAAGCGCTGCAAGAGGCCATCCCCCACGTCAAGACCGACAAGAAGCTGTCCAAGATCGAGACACTGACCCTGGCAAAGAATTACATCAAAGCTCTCACCACCATCGTCGTGGACATGTCAGGGGCCTGCCTGCCCACTGGTGGGGTCCCATCAGAGGCCAGCACCGCTAAGCTGCTCCAGTGCTACCAGCAGCATTTGGAGGAGGACGGGGAGGATGATCTCACCCAGTACCTCACCCACATGCACAGCTTCAGCCAACGCAGCTAA